The Dysidea avara chromosome 13, odDysAvar1.4, whole genome shotgun sequence genome includes a region encoding these proteins:
- the LOC136243620 gene encoding uncharacterized protein isoform X1, whose product MEDAESDRCEDAVNETSQVIFFDPNEGEFSQWHPAKCNLDGIEFNCAEQLMMYAKAKLFGDDQVASIILKSTDPKKQKELGRRVRNFDPSVWTDHCEGIVKLANFLKFTQNADLQKKLLLTEGKTLALATKLDAFWGIGLSEKDKDASLKSKWRGLNKLGNVLMEIRDELLEEERDKKEIEKLYESYQNST is encoded by the exons ATGGAAGACGCTGAAAGTGACAG GTGTGAAGATGCAGTTAACGAAACATCACAGGTTATATTCTTTGATCCCAATGAAGGAGAGTTCAGTCAGTGGCACCCTGCTAAGTGTAATTTGGATGGAATTGAGTTCAACTGTGCAGAACAGCTAATGATGTATGCCAAAGCCA AACTGTTTGGAGATGATCAAGTAGCCAGCATAATATTAAAGAGCACAGATCCAAAGAAGCAAAAGGAGTTAGGACGGAGAGTCAGAAATTTCGATCCTTCAGTATGGACGGACCATTGTGAAGGCATTGTAAAATTAGCAAATTTTCTAAAA TTCACACAGAATGCAGACTTACAGAAGAAGCTGCTGTTGACTGAAGGGAAGACTTTAGCACTAGCTACTAAACTGGACGCATTCTGGGGCATAGGCTTGTCAGAGAAGGACAAGGACGCCAGCCTGAAGAGTAAATGGCGTGGACTGAACAAACTAGGGAATGTTCTGATGGAAATACGAGACGAACTCTTAGAAGAAGAAAGAGATAAAAAAGAAATTGAAAAATTATACGAAAGTTATCAAAACAGTACATGA
- the LOC136243618 gene encoding mucin-17-like yields MAEELTRLQASRKAYKSHITILYRKIDDALDTEVDDYTITTLRTTINQLNDKKANIAEPDERIAALITDADKLTETMIEAGELEDSITDKITKVLRFIELQQTPVEIPQSNPINKSTPMSLASADPQLLSSQVPPASIVSTQTPEISSDTPLITSSIDSSNPIPSIVSPASTPTVRTVAMPMISTQLLSSMTPAVHNTVNFYSETLAPRTVISSTSIASHTSVPQLVPTIPEPASLVSQSLNSRLPKLTLPVFSGDPLNWKTFWDSFNAAVHTNSALGCIQKFNYLKAQLQGDAARAIAGLPLTERNYQHSVDLLTERFGQPHKLINVHVQACRYAQP; encoded by the coding sequence ATGGCAGAAGAGCTCACACGCCTCCAAGCCTCTCGAAAGGCCTACAAGTCGCACATCACCATACTGTATCGTAAGATCGACGACGCTCTTGACACGGAAGTAGATGACTATACTATCACCACCCTGAGAACTACCATCAATCAGCTCAATGACAAGAAGGCGAACATTGCCGAGCCAGATGAAAGAATTGCTGCACTAATCACTGATGCTGACAAACTTACTGAAACGATGATTGAAGCTGGAGAATTGGAGGACTCTATCACTGACAAGATAACGAAGGTACTACGATTTATAGAACTGCAGCAAACACCAGTAGAGATACCACAATCGAACCCAATTAACAAATCAACACCAATGAGTCTGGCATCAGCAGATCCACAATTATTGAGTTCACAAGTACCTCCAGCTAGTATTGTCAGTACACAGACACCTGAGATTAGTTCTGATACACCTCTCATCACATCATCCATTGATAGCAGCAACCCTATTCCTTCTATTGTTAGTCCAGCTTCTACGCCAACAGTAAGGACAGTTGCCATGCCAATGATCAGCACACAATTGTTGTCATCCATGACACCTGCTGTACACAATACTGTGAATTTTTATTCTGAGACACTTGCTCCTAGAACAGTGATCAGCTCTACAAGCATAGCAAGCCACACAAGTGTTCCACAATTGGTGCCCACCATCCCAGAACCAGCAAGCCTTGTTAGTCAATCACTTAATAGTCGTCTCCCGAAGCTCACACTCCCAGTATTCTCTGGAGACCCCTTGAACTGGAAAACTTTCTGGGATTCTTTTAATGCAGCCGTACACACCAACTCGGCCCTTGGATGTATCCAGAAATTCAACTATCTAAAGGCACAATTGCAAGGGGATGCTGCAAGAGCCATAGCAGGTCTCCCTCTCACTGAACGAAACTACCAGCACTCAGTTGATCTGTTAACAGAGAGATTTGGGCAACCCCATAAACTAATCAATGTTCATGTGCAAGCATGTAGATATGCCCAACCCTAA
- the LOC136243619 gene encoding probable thiopurine S-methyltransferase, giving the protein MMTAKEQSKPQPDEDFRMSQDDWLEAWNNGELLWHFDRVEPSLITHLDKLTSGSHYTTILVPLCGKSTDMHWLAEKGFFVVGIELSETAAQQFFVDHKLDYNMYITDRGIIYESYSKCFHIIVTDFFMFDKEVFGTFDCILDVNSFGTVNEEDRQRYANHCHSLLKSNGRVLLSTLTMDDNDIKSITTKKLKKICGTKFDVESLESLDVTEEMLQNFDKYRWKWKPCKVEKRIHLLTRTQ; this is encoded by the exons ATGATGACAGCGAAAGAACAAAGTAAACCACAGCCCGATGAAGATTTTAGAATGTCACAAGATGATTGGCTTGAAGCTTGGAACAATGGCGAACTACTATGGCATTTTGATCGTGTTGAACC CTCATTGATCACCCATCTTGACAAGTTGACCAGTGGCAGTCACTATACTACCATACTAGTCCCATTGTGTGGCAAGTCAACTGACATGCATTG GCTGGCAGAGAAAGGATTTTTTGTTGTTGGGATTGAGCTCTCAGAGACAGCTGCTCAGCAATTCTTTGTCGACCACAAGCTCGACTACAACATGTACATTACTGATAGAGGAATCATTTATGAG AGCTACAGCAAGTGTTTCCACATAATTGTCACAGATTTCTTCATGTTTGACAA AGAAGTATTTGGCACATTTGACTGCATACTGGATGTGAATTCTTTTGGTACTGTCAATGAAGAAGATAGACAACG ATATGCTAATCACTGTCACTCACTCCTCAAATCCAATGGTCGTGTACTGTTGAGCACTTTAACAATGGATGATAATG ATATAAAATCTATTACTACTAAGAAGTTAAAGAAAATATGTG GAACAAAATTTGACGTGGAGAGTTTGGAGTCTCTGGATGTGACGGAGGAAATGTTACAAAACTTTGACAAGTACCGGTGGAAATGGAAGCCATGTAAAGTAGAGAAACGTATTCACTTGTTAACAAGAACCCAGTAA
- the LOC136243620 gene encoding N-glycosidase YbiA-like isoform X2: MEDAESDRCEDAVNETSQVIFFDPNEGEFSQWHPAKCNLDGIEFNCAEQLMMYAKAKLFGDDQVASIILKSTDPKKQKELGRRVRNFDPSVWTDHCEGIVKLANFLKNADLQKKLLLTEGKTLALATKLDAFWGIGLSEKDKDASLKSKWRGLNKLGNVLMEIRDELLEEERDKKEIEKLYESYQNST, encoded by the exons ATGGAAGACGCTGAAAGTGACAG GTGTGAAGATGCAGTTAACGAAACATCACAGGTTATATTCTTTGATCCCAATGAAGGAGAGTTCAGTCAGTGGCACCCTGCTAAGTGTAATTTGGATGGAATTGAGTTCAACTGTGCAGAACAGCTAATGATGTATGCCAAAGCCA AACTGTTTGGAGATGATCAAGTAGCCAGCATAATATTAAAGAGCACAGATCCAAAGAAGCAAAAGGAGTTAGGACGGAGAGTCAGAAATTTCGATCCTTCAGTATGGACGGACCATTGTGAAGGCATTGTAAAATTAGCAAATTTTCTAAAA AATGCAGACTTACAGAAGAAGCTGCTGTTGACTGAAGGGAAGACTTTAGCACTAGCTACTAAACTGGACGCATTCTGGGGCATAGGCTTGTCAGAGAAGGACAAGGACGCCAGCCTGAAGAGTAAATGGCGTGGACTGAACAAACTAGGGAATGTTCTGATGGAAATACGAGACGAACTCTTAGAAGAAGAAAGAGATAAAAAAGAAATTGAAAAATTATACGAAAGTTATCAAAACAGTACATGA